Proteins encoded together in one Falco biarmicus isolate bFalBia1 chromosome 4, bFalBia1.pri, whole genome shotgun sequence window:
- the F2RL3 gene encoding proteinase-activated receptor 4 encodes METLSKGWLSHRLVLCCAFWGLCLASPDYDDYSQNSTNEQVTTSEITPCPRAIPGEKATINNVTYLLVHEATCSQLSSVVTVRLIPCLYTLVFLVGLPSNALALWVLATRAEKLTSTVFLMNLAAADLLLVLVLPFKIFYYFLGNNWPFGEGLCRLTTAFFYGNMYCSVLLLTCISVDRYLAVVHPFFSRSFRTPAFAACTCTAIWLCAAILTLPLTLQQQSYPLYGVDITLCHDVLPRHEDDGYYFYYFTCLITCAFLVPLVVMLFSYCSVLRALLDSGKRYSYSMKLTALVLFTLVAFYTPSNVLLLVHYSSYNSKLYGDLYISYMVSLAISTFNSCADPFVYYYVSEDFREKVRRRFFSHRKQNTTSLKTSKETLPQKSSKDSLV; translated from the exons ATGGAGACCCTCAGCAAGGGATGGCTGTCACACAggcttgtgctgtgctgtgcctttTGGGGACTCTGCCTGGCCTCTCCGGACTACGATG ACTACTCTCAGAACAGCACCAACGAGCAGGTAACAACATCGGAGATCACACCGTGTCCTCGAGCCATCCCTGGGGAAAAGGCAACCATAAACAATGTCACCTACCTGTTGGTACACGAGGCCACATGctctcagctgagcagcgtGGTCACAGTGCGGCTCATCCCCTGCCTCTACACCCTCGTCTTCCTGGTGGGGCTGCCTTCAAATGCGCTAGCCCTGTGGGTGCTGGCCACCAGGGCTGAGAAACTCACCTCCACTGTCTTTCTGATGAACTTGGCTGCAGCAGACCTTCTGCTTGTATTGGTGCTGCCCTTCAAGATTTTCTACTATTTTCTGGGGAACAACTGGCCCTTTGGGGAAGGCCTATgccggctcaccacagctttcTTCTACGGGAACATGTactgctcagtgctgctgctcacatGCATCAGTGTCGACCGGTATCTGGCTGTGGTGCATCCTTTCTTTTCACGTTCTTTCCGcacccctgcctttgctgcctgcACCTGCACTGCCATCTGGCTCTGTGCTGCCATCCTCACCCTGCCCCTgactctgcagcagcagtcGTATCCCCTGTATGGGGTAGACATCACTCTCTGCCATGATGTTCTCCCCAGGCACGAGGATGACGGGTATTACTTCTACTACTTTACCTGCCTGATTACCTGTGCTTTCCTCGTTCCTCTGGTGGTGATGCTGTTCAGCTACTGCTCAGTATTGCGAGCCCTCCTGGACAGTGGGAAGCGATACTCCTACTCTATGAAGCTCACAGCTCTTGTGCTGTTCACGCTGGTGGCCTTCTACACACCCAGCAATGTTCTGCTCCTTGTTCATTACTCCAGCTATAACTCCAAACTGTATGGCGACCTGTATATCAGCTACATGGTAAGCCTGGCCATCAGTACCTTTAACAGCTGCGCTGATCCCTTTGTCTACTACTATGTTTCTGAAGACTTCCGGGAGAAGGTGAGAAGAAGATTCTTCAGtcacaggaaacaaaacactACATCCCTAAAAACTTCCAAGGAAACACTGCCTCAGAAAAGTTCCAAAGATTCACTGGTATAa
- the SIN3B gene encoding paired amphipathic helix protein Sin3b yields MAAGGGGGGGRGGSAPRWGGGGRAAAQEKLPVHVEDALSYLDQVKIRFGSDPATYNGFLEIMKEFKSQSIDTPGVIRRVSQLFHEHPDLIVGFNAFLPLGYRIEIPKNGKLSIQSPLNSQVPSEPVPSALPGSGLLLHYSQENSHNHSDCSEEFRQQLPYKEDKSQIPLESDSVEFNNAISYVNKIKTRFLDHPEIYRSFLEILHTYQKEQLNTKGRPFRGMSEEEVFTEVANLFRGQEDLLSEFGQFLPEAKRSLFTGNGPCEVNSVQKTEHDKNLEHSKKRSRPLLLRPVSGPAKKKMKLRGTKDLSVATVGKYGTLQEFSFFDKVRRVLKSQEVYENFLRCIALFNQELVSGSELLQLVTPFLGKFPELFAQFKSFLGVKELSFASPLSDRSGDGMSREIDYASCKRIGSSYRALPKTYQQPKCSGRTAICKEVLNDTWVSFPSWSEDSTFVSSKKTPYEEQLHRCEDERFELDVVLETNLATIRVLESVQKKLSRLTQEDQEKFRLDDCLGGTSEVIQRRAIYRIYGDKAPEIIESLKKNPVTAVPVVLKRLKAKEEEWREAQQGFNKIWREQYEKAYLKSLDHQAVNFKQNDTKALRSKSLLNEIESVYDEHQEQHSEGRSSSTNEPHLIFIYEDKQILEDAASLISYYVKRQPTIQKEDQATIRQIVHHFIPELFFSQPPEHSISEESTDEDRENHQGPNVDTPELRKKHVPGPPSSPLDAKATFCDVTAAEPHNTLDDVYSLFFVNNNWYFFLRLHQTLCSRLLKIYRQAQKQLLEYRTEKEREKLLCEGRKEKTNDPAMELRLKQPSEVELEEYYPAFLDMVRSLLDGNIDPTQYEDTLREMFTIHAYIGFTMDKLVQNIVRQLHHLVSDDICLKVVELYLNERKRGAAGGNLSSRCVRAAKETSYQWKAERCMADENCFKVMFLQRKGQVIMTIELLDTEETQTEDPVEVQHLANYMEQYVGVEGAPNNQNDGFLLKPVFLQRNLKKFRKWQCKQVRALRSEVKSSWKRLIGVESACNVDCRFKLNTHKMMFIMNSEDYMYRRGALCRAKQVQPMVLLKHHQQFEEWHSRWLEENVTMEAVDVVQDWLMGDEDEEMVPCKTTCETVNVHGVPVNRYRVQYSRRPASP; encoded by the exons atggcggcggggggcggcggcggcggcggccgggggggcAGCGCCCCGCGctggggcggcggcggccgggccgcggcgcaGGAGAAGTTGCCGGTGCAT GTGGAGGATGCACTTTCCTACCTGGACCAGGTGAAGATCCGCTTTGGCAGCGATCCTGCCACCTACAATGGCTTCCTGGAGATCATGAAAGAGTTCAAAAGCCAGAG CATTGACACACCTGGAGTAATCCGACGtgtttcacagcttttccaTGAGCATCCCGACCTCATTGTAGGATTCAATGCTTTCCTCCCTCTGGGCTACAGGATAGAAATTCCAAAGAATGGGAAGTTAAGTATACAGTCACCTTTGAATAGTCAG GTGCCCTCGGAGCCTGTTCCCAGCGCGCTCCCTGGCAGCGGGCTGTTGTTGCATTACTCCCAGGAGAATTCGCACAATCACAGTGACTGTTCGGAGGAGTTTAGGCAACAGCTTCCATACAAAGAAGATAAATCCCAAATTCCTTTGGAGTCTGACTCTGTAGAGTTCAATAATGCTATCAGTTACGTGAATAAGATCAAAACACGTTTCCTTGACCATCCAGAAATTTACAGATCCTTTTTAGAAATTCTTCATACTTACCAG aaagaacagCTGAACACTAAAGGCCGACCCTTTCGAGGCATGTCAGAAGAAGAAGTGTTTACTGAAGTAGCAAATCTGTTCAGGGGACAGGAGGATCTTCTTTCTGAGTTTGGACAGTTCCTCCCAGAGGCTAAAAGGTCTTTG TTCACAGGAAATGGACCCTGTGAAGTGAACAGTGTCCAGAAAACCGAGCATGACAAGAATCTGGAACACAGCAAAAAGCGATCCAGACCACTGCTCTTGCGTCCTGTTTCTGGCCCAGCAAAG aagaaaatgaaactgcGAGGTACCAAAGATCTGTCTGTAGCGACAGTGGGAAAATATGGAACACTGCaagagttttctttctttgacaaG GTGCGTAGGGTGCTAAAGAGTCAGGAAGTCTACGAAAATTTTCTCCGGTGCATTGCTCTCTTCAACCAAGAGTTGGTCTCTGGCTCGGAGTTGCTCCAGCTAGTTACACCATTTTTAGG GAAATTCCCCGAACTCTTTGCACAGTTCAAGTCCTTTCTTGGTGTGAAAGAGCTTTCATTTGCTTCTCCACTGAGCGACCGATCTGGGGATGGAATGAGTCGGGAAATTGATTATGCTTCCTGCAAACGCATAGGATCAAGTTACCGGGCTCTCCCAAAAACCTATCAGCAGCCAAAGTGCAGTGGAAGAACAGCCATTTGCAAGGAG GTGTTAAATGATACCTGGGTTTCATTTCCATCCTGGTCTGAGGACTCCACTTTTGTCAGCTCCAAGAAGACTCCTTACGAGGAGCAGTTGCACCGCTGTGAAGATGAGCGCTTTGAG TTGGATGTTGTCTTGGAGACCAATTTAGCCACTATACGTGTGCTGGAGAGTGTGCAGAAAAAACTGTCACGACTGACTCAAGAGGATCAGGAGAAATTTCGACTGGATGATTGCTTAGGAGGAACGTCAGAAGTGATCCAGCGCAGGGCCATCTATCGCATCTATGGTGATAAAGCACCAGAGATCATTGAAAGTCTTAAGAAAAACCCAGTTACTGCAGTCCCTGTTGTGCTTAAGAG ATTGAAAGCAAAAGAGGAGGAATGGCGGGAGGCCCAGCAAGGCTTCAACAAAATTTGGCGGGAGCAGTATGAGAAAGCCTACCTGAAGTCCCTTGACCACCAGGCTGTCAACTTCAAACAAAATGATACCAAAGCTTTGCGCTCCAAGAGCTTGCTGAATGAAATTGAGAGTGTCTATGATGAG CATCAGGAGCAGCATTCAGAAGGGAGAAGTTCATCCACAAATGAGCCTCATCTTATCTTTATCTATGAAGATAAGCAGATTTTGGAAGATGCAGCATCTCTTATCAGCTATTATGTAAAAAGGCAGCCTACCATCCAAAAGGAGGATCAAGCAACCATCCGGCAGATAGTGCATCACTTCATACCTGAGCTGTTTTTCTCTCAGCCCCCTGAGcacagtatttctgaagaaTCAACAGATGAGGACAGAGAAAACCACCAGGGGCCCAACGTGGATACTCCTGAGCTACGGAAAAAACACGTGCCTGGGCCGCCAAGCAGTCCTTTGGATGCAAAAGCAACCTTCTGTGATGTTACAGCTGCTGAACCCCACAACACTCTGGATGATGTTTACAGTCTATTCTTTGTCAATAATAATTGGTATTTCTTCCTCCGCCTTCACCAGACTCTGTGCTCAAGGCTTCTAAAGATTTATCGTCAAGCTCAGAAGCAGCTTCTAGAATATCGgactgaaaaagagagagagaaactcctttgtgaaggaagaaaagaaaaaaccaatgACCCAGCCATGGAACTAAGACTGAAGCAACCGA GTGAGGTGGAACTGGAGGAGTACTACCCGGCTTTCCTGGATATGGTGAGGAGTCTGCTGGATGGGAATATTGACCCAACGCAGTACGAGGATACTCTGCGGGAGATGTTCACTATCCATGCCTATATCGGCTTTACTATGGACAAACTGGTGCAGAATATTGTACGCCAG CTTCACCATCTAGTGAGCGATGACATCTGCTTGAAGGTTGTTGAGCTCTACTTGAACGAAAGGAAGCGAGGTGCTGCTGGAGGTAACTTATCCTCTAGGTGTGTCCGGGCAGCAAAGGAAACCAGCTATCAGTGGAAGGCTGAACGTTGCATGGCAGATGAGAACTGTTTCAAG GTGATGTTTCTTCAGCGGAAAGGACAGGTGATCATGACCATTGAGCTTCTGGATACGGAGGAAACCCAGACAGAAGATCCTGTGGAGGTCCAG CACCTGGCTAACTACATGGAGCAGTACGTTGGGGTGGAAGGAGCTCCGAACAACCAGAATGATGGCTTCTTACTGAAACCAGTCTTTCTGCAAAG AAATCTCAAAAAGTTTCGCAAGTGGCAGTGTAAGCAAGTGAGAGCTCTGCGCAGCGAAGTGAAGAGCTCCTGGAAGAGGCTGATTGGGGTGGAAAGTGCCTGCAACGTGGACTGCCGGTTCAAGCTCAACACCCACAAAATGATGTTCATCATGAACTCGGAGGATTACATGTACAGGCGGGGAGCTCTCTGCCGAGCCAAGCAG GTACAGCCGATGGTGCTGCTAAAGCATCACCAGCAGTTTGAAGAGTGGCACAGCAGGTGGCTAGAAGAGAACGTGACCATGGAGGCAGTTGATGTAGTGCAAGACTGGCTAATGGGTGACGAAGACGAGGAGATGGTGCCCTGTAAAACAACCTGTGAGACGGTGAATGTCCATGGGGTCCCAGTGAACAGATACAGAGTTCAGTACAGTCGCCGTCCAGCTTCACCGTGA